A stretch of Plasmodium vinckei vinckei genome assembly, chromosome: PVVCY_05 DNA encodes these proteins:
- a CDS encoding calmodulin, putative gives MKTQINLPIDKIKLIEKNFNLIDGNGDKKINPEEFKILIRLLGQTKTDKEIYDIIDQHFEDKDEKSEDNKQVENSGGQVVKANVGEINKNTIVKKNGGKISPNHDRIKNLINKLNNFNDDYDKGIKKNEKNLQTNNGINISEMKPKKDINFETFMKIFINTYTEPTSVNELIKSFEILDTKKTGYINEDALKHIMISSNEQISNDDINLFMNSLNFKDKKKIDYILLSKKLKNTIS, from the coding sequence atgaaaacccAGATAAATTTACcaattgataaaataaaattaattgaaaaaaatttcaatTTGATTGATGGAAATggagataaaaaaataaacccTGAAGAATTTAAAATACTGATAAGGTTACTTGGACAAACTAAAAcagataaagaaatatatgacATCATTGATCAACATTTTGAAGACAAAGATGAAAAGTCAGAAGATAATAAACAGGTTGAAAATAGTGGGGGACAAGTAGTAAAAGCAAATGTCGgcgaaataaataaaaatactattgttaaaaaaaatggtggAAAAATATCACCAAATCATGAtcgaataaaaaatttaattaacaaattaaataattttaatgatgATTATGATaaaggaataaaaaaaaatgaaaagaatttacaaacaaataatgGAATTAACATAAGTGAAATGAAACCAAAAAAAGATATCAATTTTGAAacatttatgaaaatatttataaacacATATACCGAACCTACATCAGTAAACGAATTGATAAAATCGTTTGAAATTTTAGACACTAAAAAAACAGGGTATATCAATGAAGATGCATTGAAACATATTATGATCAGTTCTAATGAACAAATTAGTAATGatgatattaatttatttatgaactctttaaattttaaggataaaaaaaaaatcgactatattcttttatcaaaaaaattaaaaaacacGATTTCTTAA
- a CDS encoding 28 kDa ookinete surface protein, putative has product MNFKYSFIFLFFIQLAIRYSNAKVTVDTICKNGKLIQMSNHYECLCSPGFALKSENDCEPIVICDKLENKDKVCGEFATCVGQANSAVLKCECASGFIAPQGTCKPFKCANYDCGAGKCVLEAGNPINAICSCDIGKIVQNGKCTGTGQTKCTLKCKAQEECKLKGKYYECVSKVPAPGTGGGAGTTTPPTSGSFMNGMSIFSIIALFVMYIAVI; this is encoded by the coding sequence ATGAATTTCAAATacagttttatttttttattttttatccaACTTGCAATAAGATATAGCAATGCAAAAGTCACTGTAGACacaatatgtaaaaatggaaaactAATTCAAATGAGTAATCATTATGAATGTTTATGTTCTCCTGGATTTGCattaaaaagtgaaaacGATTGTGAACCAATTGTTATTTGTGATAAActtgaaaataaagataaagtATGTGGTGAATTTGCTACATGTGTAGGCCAGGCAAATTCTGCCGTTCTTAAGTGTGAATGTGCAAGTGGATTTATAGCACCACAAGGTACATGTAAACCATTCAAATGTGCTAACTACGACTGTGGCGCTGGAAAATGTGTACTCGAGGCAGGCAACCCTATCAACGCAATATGCTCATGTGATATAGGAAAAATTGTACAGAATGGTAAATGTACAGGTACAGGCCAAACTAAATGTACATTGAAATGTAAAGCTCAAGAAGAATGCAAGTTGaaaggaaaatattatgaatgtGTTTCCAAAGTTCCAGCACCAGGCACTGGCGGAGGTGCAGGTACCACAACCCCCCCAACAAGTGGAAGTTTTATGAATGGAATGTCAATATTCAGTATTATTGCATTATTTGTTATGTATATAGCAGTAATCTAA
- a CDS encoding protein phosphatase inhibitor 3, putative: protein MQSTIYYILLVFLYILPVENTVKMSYGNSTITCVQEPPSRTGRGGNSRATLRIVKLAPKKKVTWDKDTVDNEHANKKSSKVCCKYKKPRRFDESSESESSDSDSERNSYDSFKKAKKGGCSDCSKRVSIKT, encoded by the exons ATGCAAAGTACAATTTATTACATTCTTTTggtgtttttatatatactaccTGTTGAAAACACCGTAAAAATGTCCTATGGCAATTCAACTATAACATGCGTACAAGAACCTCCCTCAAGGACTGGAAGAGGTGGGAATTCTCGAGCTACTCTAAGAATTGTAAAATTGGCacccaaaaaaaaagttacaTGGGATAAAGATACAGTTGATAATGAGCATGCCAACAAAAAATCATCTAAAG TTtgttgtaaatataaaaagccAAGGAGATTTGATGAAAGTTCTGAGTCCGAATCATCAGATAGTGATTCAGAGAGAAATAGTTATGactcatttaaaaaagcaaaaaaag GTGGTTGTAGTGATTGTTCTAAGAGAGTGTCAATCAAAACATAA
- a CDS encoding 25 kDa ookinete surface antigen precursor, putative, whose amino-acid sequence MNTYYSVFLFIYAFLGLSYYNAAITPNTKCKNGFLAQMSNHLECRCNENFVHVSNDTCEKKVECSVDTVDKACGEFSKCVMHENEGKATYTCDCINAYAVKGDICVPETCQNIECGFGKCIINEDAVNDPPICSCNIGYVVNTEDGNKCTTEGDTKCSLVCGEEHQICKKINDFYRCDCDEGFKLNVEEEKCVSHSIYSMLNLSVIFVILLLFSNII is encoded by the coding sequence atgaatactTATTACAgtgtttttcttttcataTACGCTTTCCTTGGATTAAGTTATTATAATGCAGCAATTACGCCAAATActaaatgtaaaaatggATTTTTGGCTCAAATGAGTAACCATTTAGAATGTCGATGTAATGAAAACTTTGTACACGTGTCTAATGATActtgtgaaaaaaaagttgaaTGCTCTGTGGATACAGTTGATAAGGCATGTGGtgaattttcaaaatgtgTTATGCATGAAAACGAAGGCAAAGCGACATACACATGTGACTGTATAAACGCATATGCTGTAAAAGGTGATATATGTGTTCCAGAAACTTGCCAAAATATTGAATGTGGCTTTGGtaaatgtataataaatgaGGATGCTGTAAATGACCCACCAATATGTTCTTGTAATATAGGATATGTTGTAAATACTGAGGATGGAAACAAATGTACAACAGAAGGAGATACCAAATGCTCATTAGTTTGCGGTGAAGAACACCAAATATGCAAAAAGATAAATGATTTCTATAGGTGTGACTGTGACGAGGGCTTTAAACTTAACgttgaagaagaaaaatgtGTCTCACATTCAATATATAGCATGTTAAATCTAAGCGTTATATTTGTcattttactattattctcaaatatcatttaa
- a CDS encoding 26S proteasome regulatory subunit RPN9, putative: protein MSLSDELSKLLNENETDLLNELEKKYSFVEFNEIKKYKEKKHYHELTLEIQKFVNTKDIEDRDKFRLFYTYLSPIIKKLKKTIYAELLYIVTSNFDAEWTINYVKETEKDLENDKDAIIIYRCILILKYTKLNDFKSCENEIEFTKNMLQGVIGLNIIAHKFYNFALMNYYKALNKSELFVKYALLYLAYTPLNNLDEAEKIEIGTHICIYSIISEDVYNIGEIIQLPLVSVCIKNNEESNWLYQLIYAYNEGSIDMFNDVVQKYKNNIKNSLLKNYEKSMLKKITLLALMDLAFKKKKQRSDIYFSEISQHCKIDINEVEKMLITAKSKNILSCQIDEIQKSVKITWVKPRVLNNEKIYLMKESIDKWITHSKNLLTYVEDLSVELLVS from the coding sequence atgagTTTGAGTGACGAGCTTAGTAAACTATtgaatgaaaatgaaactGACTTACTGAACGagttagaaaaaaaatacagtTTTGTCGAgtttaatgaaataaaaaaatataaagaaaaaaaacattatcaTGAATTAACATTGGAAATCCAGAAATTTGTAAATACAAAGGATATAGAAGATAGAGATAAATTCcgtttattttatacatacTTATCaccaataataaaaaaattaaaaaaaacaatatatgctgaattattatatatagtaacAAGTAATTTTGATGCAGAATGGActataaattatgtaaaagAAACTGAAAAGGatttagaaaatgataaagatgctataataatatatagatgtatattaatattaaaatacacaaaattaaatgattttAAATCATGTGAAAATGAGATagaatttacaaaaaatatgttacaAGGAGTTATAggtttaaatataattgcacataaattttataattttgcattaatgaattattataaagctttaaataaatcagaactttttgtaaaatatgcatTACTATATTTAGCTTATACaccattaaataatttagatgAAGCTGAGAAGATCGAAATTGGAActcatatatgtatttattctATTATTAGTGAagatgtatataatattggGGAAATTATACAATTACCTTTAGTTAGtgtatgtataaaaaataatgaagaaagTAATTGGCTATATCAATTAATTTATGCTTATAATGAAGGTAGTATTGATATGTTTAATGATGTtgttcaaaaatataaaaataatataaaaaattcacttttaaaaaattatgaaaaaagtatgcttaaaaaaattacattaCTAGCTTTAATGGATTTagcttttaaaaaaaaaaaacaaagatccgatatttatttttcagaAATTTCACAACATTGTAAAattgatataaatgaagttgaaaaaatgttaataactgctaaaagtaaaaatattttatcatgtCAAATTGatgaaatacaaaaatcAGTTAAAATTACTTGGGTTAAACCAAGAGTActtaataatgaaaaaatatatcttatGAAGGAAAGCATAGATAAATGGATAACACACTCCAAAAACCTTTTAACTTATGTCGAAGATTTATCAGTTGAATTGTTGGTCTCTTAA
- a CDS encoding tRNA N6-adenosine threonylcarbamoyltransferase, putative, with protein sequence MGEVTKKRMYILGMEGSANKLGISIIDEEMKILVNMRRTYVSEIGCGFIPREINAHHKYYIIDMIKDCLNKLKIKITDIGLICYTKGPGIGSALYVAYNISKIFSLLFNIPVIGVNHCIAHIEMGIFITKLQHPIILYVSGSNTQIIYYNDYKKKYEIIGETLDIAIGNVIDRSARILKISNSPSPGYNVELWARKKKLLRLLRKMEERENGSPIHTNDGNNESDVLTSNSKDVSSSKLSKKENASQSLYYNELLQFPYTIKGMDISFSGYDFYISKYFSKYINKNSKKGNPQYKKSNKKKGTSQITKEEDNNKKQKINDDTSSQNDDIVLEDELDQDSTDSVDDSIKNNNKINHNKQTEIDKNNVMPNYNFLHGMKGSSYYEDNIIYKNENKQNYGQNNEYYDDNCSIETSSDYYEKDLDEISADEIEATKLTDEEKRKIQICYSLQHHIFSMLIEITERAISFTNSKEVIIVGGVGCNVFLQNMMKKMAKQKNIKIGFMDHSYCVDNGAMIAYTGYLEYLNSKKKENFNFENISIHQRYRTDDVFVTWR encoded by the coding sequence ATGGGTGAGGTTACAAAGAAAAGAATGTATATCTTAGGAATGGAAGGGAGTGCTAATAAGTTAGGGATTAGTATCATCGATGAAGAGATGAAGATACTTGTAAATATGAGAAGAACTTATGTTTCAGAAATTGGGTGTGGTTTTATTCCTAGAGAAATAAATGCTcatcataaatattatataattgatatgataaaagattgtttaaataaattaaaaataaaaataacagaTATAGGATTAATATGTTATACTAAAGGACCTGGTATAGGTTCAGCATTATATGTAGCATacaatatatcaaaaatattctctttactttttaatataccTGTTATAGGAGTAAACCATTGTATTGCTCATATTGAAATgggaatttttattacaaaattaCAACAtcctattattttatatgttagTGGAAGTAATAcacaaattatttattataatgattataaaaaaaaatatgaaataattgGAGAAACTTTAGATATTGCTATTGGTAATGTTATTGATCGATCTGCTcgaattttaaaaatttcaaaTTCACCATCCCCTGGCTATAATGTAGAATTATGGgctcgaaaaaaaaaacttttaaGACTGTTACGCAAAATGGAGGAAAGGGAAAATGGAAGCCCAATTCATACAAACGATGGCAACAACGAGAGCGATGTTTTGACTTCCAATTCAAAGGATGTCTCTTCATCAAAGCTTagtaaaaaagaaaatgcaTCACAATCTTTATATTACAATGAACTACTACAATTCCCTTACACAATCAAAGGTATGGATATATCCTTTAGTGGTTacgatttttatattagtaagtatttttcaaaatatataaataaaaatagtaaaaaaggTAATCcacaatataaaaaaagtaataagaaaaaaggAACTAGCCAAATTACTAAAGAagaagataataataaaaaacaaaaaataaatgatgataCTTCTTCacaaaatgatgatatagTCTTAGAAGACGAACTAGATCAAGATTCCACAGATAGTGTTGACGAttctattaaaaataataacaagattaatcataataaacaaacagaaatagataaaaataatgtaatgcctaattataatttcctACATGGAATGAAAGGAAGTTCATATTACGaagataatattatttataaaaatgaaaataaacaaaattatggtcaaaataatgaatactATGATGATAATTGTTCTATAGAAACGAGCTCTgattattatgaaaaagatTTAGATGAAATTTCAGCAGATGAGATTGAAGCTACTAAATTAActgatgaagaaaaaagaaaaattcaaatatgCTATAGTTTACAACATCATATATTTAGTATGCTTATTGAAATAACAGAAAGAGCTATTTCATTTACAAATAGTAAAGAAGTAATTATTGTAGGGGGTGTAGGATGTAATGTATTCCTTCaaaatatgatgaaaaaaatggcaaaacaaaaaaatataaaaatcgGATTTATGGATCATAGTTATTGTGTTGATAATGGTGCTATGATTGCTTATACTGGATACttagaatatttaaattcgaaaaaaaaagaaaatttcaattttgaaaatatatctattCATCAGCGTTACCGAACAGATGACGTCTTTGTCACGTGGCGATAA
- a CDS encoding MORN repeat-containing protein 1, putative produces MSEEMHCYNGNIKDGLFHGHGVLVYSKNEKYEGDFAYGRREGKGKFTYADGATYEGEWMDDKIHGKGVAHFVSGNIYEGEWENGKISGFGILNYSNGDKYEGEWSEGKMHGRGTYLYADGDIYVGEWKNDKRHGKGCVKYKGSKDKIAETYDGDWYEGKMQGKGVYSFADGGIYEGDWVDGKMEGKGIYKYLNGNKYDGDWSNDMKNGYGILTYANGEMYEGYWKDDKVHGKGTLTYSKGDKYIGDWEFAKKCGEGELIYSSGDKFKGKWKNDKANGFGVLNYSNGNKYKGEWVNDQRHGFGVFTCKEDGSVYSGQFSHNRKEGQGTLTFSNGTIVEGIWNLGVLTKVTKFQLYPSSPWNDPDL; encoded by the coding sequence ATGTCTGAAGAAATGCACTGTTACAATGGGAACATTAAGGATGGCCTGTTCCATGGACACGGTGTTTTAGTATActcaaaaaatgaaaaatatgaaggTGATTTTGCATATGGAAGAAGAGAAGGAAAGGGGAAATTTACATATGCTGATGGTGCAACATATGAAGGAGAATGGATGGATGATAAGATACATGGGAAAGGAGTGGCGCATTTTGTAAgtggaaatatatatgaaggAGAATGGGAAAATGGAAAGATAAGCGGGTTTggtatattaaattatagtaATGGTGATAAATATGAAGGTGAATGGTCAGAAGGTAAAATGCACGGAAGAGgtacttatttatatgctgATGGGGATATATATGTAGGAGAATggaaaaatgataaaagaCATGGAAAAGGATGTGTTAAATATAAAGGGAgtaaagataaaatagCAGAAACATATGATGGGGATTGGTATGAAGGGAAAATGCAAGGTAAAGGTGTTTATTCTTTTGCTGATGGTGGAATATATGAAGGTGATTGGGTTGATGGAAAAATGGAAGGAAAAggtatatacaaatatttaaatggcAATAAATATGACGGTGATTGGTCAAATGATATGAAAAATGGATATGGTATATTAACATATGCTAATGGGGAAATGTATGAAGGATATTGGAAAGATGATAAAGTACATGGTAAAGGAACACTAACTTATAGTAAAggagataaatatataggtGATTGGGAATTTGCTAAAAAATGTGGAGAAGGagaattaatatattcatcaggtgataaatttaaaggaaaatggaaaaatgataaagcAAATGGATTTGGGGTTCTTAATTATTCtaatggaaataaatacaaGGGTGAGTGGGTTAATGATCAGAGACATGGATTTGGTGTTTTTACATGTAAAGAAGATGGGTCTGTTTATTCAGGCCAATTTTCACATAATAGGAAAGAAGGACAAGGAACATTGACTTTTTCTAATGGAACCATTGTTGAAGGTATATGGAATTTAGGTGTTTTGACCAAAGTAACAAAATTTCAGTTATACCCTTCTTCTCCCTGGAATGACCCTGATTTATAA
- a CDS encoding RNA methyltransferase, putative, producing MKKGNKFETDKEREDGGNYENPNRSKMYVVIYNIGKRKNIGNIVRNCVAFNVSEIFVVGRSKKETSFFGSMGTHGYIKIRYFINMIELKQYLNNNNILLYACEITNQSIPITEQPFVKNKDTAFLFGNEGTGISEHIINMCDKIIYIPQYGNGTASLNVSVSCAIILQNFAVWANYIEVKIKGNKFIIQEQENKLNNYLNPSEELIKEIDDKRMMRERRKTENQLANLDNLEFLF from the coding sequence ATGAAGAAAGGAAACAAGTTTGAAACTGATAAAGAGAGGGAAGATGGGggaaattatgaaaatccAAATAGAAGCAAAATGTATGtggttatatataatataggtaaaagaaaaaacattGGAAATATTGTACGTAATTGTGTTGCATTTAATGTTAGTGAAATATTTGTGGTTGGACGAAgcaaaaaagaaacaagTTTTTTTGGTAGTATGGGAACACatggatatataaaaatacgatattttataaatatgattgaattaaaacaatatttaaataataataatatattattatatgcatgtgAAATAACAAACCAATCTATTCCTATTACTGAACAAccatttgtaaaaaataaagatacagcatttttatttggaaATGAAGGTACAGGAATTAGtgaacatataataaatatgtgcgataaaattatttatataccaCAATATGGAAATGGTACAGCTTCTTTAAATGTTTCAGTTTCTTGTGCAAtcattttacaaaattttgCTGTATGGGCTAATTATATAGAAGTCAAAATtaaaggaaataaatttattattcaagaacaggaaaataaattaaataattatttaaatcctTCTGAAGAGTTAATAAAAGAGATTGATGATAAGAGAATGATGCGAGAGAGAAGAAAAACGGAAAATCAACTAGCCAATTTGGATAATTTAGAATTCTTATTTTGA